The Lewinella sp. 4G2 nucleotide sequence CGCCAAGCAGATCGAAGCGCGGATCAACTACCGCCGCGCAATCAAGACCAGTATTCAGTCAACGATGCGCGCATCCGCCGAAGGCATCAAGGTGCGTATCTCCGGTCGCTTGAACGGCTCGGACATGAGCCGGACGGAGGAATTTAAGGAAGGCCGTACGCCGCTCCATACTTTCCGCGCCGATATCGACTACGCTCATAAAGAAGCGCACACCGTTTACGGACGTATTGGTATCAAAGTATGGCTCTGTAAGGGAGAGGTACTCGGTAAGCGTGACCTCAACCCGAACGCTGGCCTCGCAACCAAAGGCGGTGACCGCCGTGGTGGTGGCCGTGGCGATCGTGGTGACCGCCGTGGCGGAGGCCGTGGAGACCGCCGTGGTGGTGGTGGCGGACGCCGCTAATGATCACCTGACCGAATGAATGGTGATTGGCGTAAACGCCGATCCCTTCATTCAGCACAAGATGGGCTGACGGCCTATCACTTACTAGCGGTTCTGCCGCACTGACTGACTCAACCGCCGTAGGCGAGAGCAATATCGAAAAGGA carries:
- the rpsC gene encoding 30S ribosomal protein S3, encoding MGQKTNPIGNRLGYIRGWDSNWFADKDYAANVIEDEKLRTYLGSRIEKGGIARIIIERTLKRVTLTIHTSRPGIIIGKGGSEIDQIREELRRLTKKDIQINIIEIRKPELDATIVAESIAKQIEARINYRRAIKTSIQSTMRASAEGIKVRISGRLNGSDMSRTEEFKEGRTPLHTFRADIDYAHKEAHTVYGRIGIKVWLCKGEVLGKRDLNPNAGLATKGGDRRGGGRGDRGDRRGGGRGDRRGGGGGRR